Genomic window (Magnolia sinica isolate HGM2019 chromosome 6, MsV1, whole genome shotgun sequence):
ttaggtatgggactggtttggatagaagtccttgtggtggacctcatagcctgtgatactacatactatcatcctgacttcacattccagcatggtcatttcattcgcaccgtatattacattgcatccgcagtacttagcattttgagttactatgtttttgcacttatatggcctagatgaggttgatagtaTTCGTAGCTTGTCAGGGTTTgtatattgcatattgcatcttcagcatctgttattatcttattatgttttgcatcgcatagccttggtatgactgatagtactcatggacttaccagtatattttcgcttactctgatatcgtatgattcatgatcctgtcagtattttcgcttattccgattatgtatgatttatgggctttatggtatacttgacacttatcttgtgcacatacttacaccaccctctaagctttctataagcttatgcacgatagatgcgtgcaggtgatgttaagttgtagggtgttgagcttagagcgtgcagtggtcttttggcgcttgattttttatttatgtattttcctttcagcattgtactcaaatgattatattagtggatatgtgatgatgatgttgctttatgacttggttatacttgtgattatgctccattacaaaaataaaaataaaaaatcatactgaaaattctccttgtaggatcccaggatcggaatcgggcacgtgagtgatgggatccgagaatggggcactacagaggctgtcgacgccaAATTCGGCGATGAGAAATTTTGTGAAcctgtttttcgagtttggggcatgacataaatGACTCAAAAAATGATGTTTCACCAACtcgtgttttctttttctttttctttttctttctttctaatatGGTTCTTATGCTTTCCTTGTTTCTCATTTCAGATTTCTTAGGCGATGAAGGGGCTCTCAAGTATCTCAAAGATATCAAGTGGTTTAGAATTAATGATCCCAAGGGCTTCAAACTCGAATTCTTCTTTGATCCTAACCCATACTTCAAGAACACTATTCTAACAAAGACATATCACATCATTGACGATGATGAACCTATTCTTGAGAAGGCCATAGGGTACTGTTATTGCTCATAACTTTCCATGAGTAAGAAATTCTactagttggtcttcttcttcctattatatttaatttagttcaattttatttcttgcatGATGTGGAATTTGGGTGGGGTACTTATAGGACGGAGATTGAATGGTATCCTAGAAAGAGCCTGACACAGAAGGTTCTGAAAAAGAAGCCAAAGAAGGGATCAAAGAATGCCAAGCCCATCACAAAAACTGAACAATGTGATAGTTTCTTCAACTTCTTCAATCTACCACAAGTCCcgaatgatgataatgatgatattgATGAAGAGACAGTAAGTTCAATATCACTGCACGGAAGAGCAATTTGACTGCTATTCCTTAATTGTTGATCATCTCCTGTGATTTCTTTTTAACAGGTTGAGCAACTTCAGAATCAAATGGAGCAGGATTATGATGTTGGGTACATGTTCTTTCCCTTGAATTATTCATATGTTTCTTGCCTACTTCATTCATTGCAAAAGCCTCTTCCTTTCTAAATAATGATGGTGAATGCCTTTTGAATGATCAAAATGTACTTTTAGAGCCGCAAGCCTTTGATCATTTTGGAGGGTGCAGGGTCTTCTCATCATTTACTTCATGGAAACTGATGTCGATGGGTGTTTTTCCTTGTACAGGTCAACTATTATGGATAAAATCATTCCCCATGTGGTTTCATGGTTTTTCCTTGTATTATTgctttgtttctttgtttcttttttttattttgctttatttatttatttatttttgcatcaggtgtgaagaagaaagttgataaagtaatagtacttgtggggaaaagagaggagaaaatgaccGTACACctatgccccgctcaatttcatgtttgccacattcaatttctagtttgccccgctcaattttgtttttgccccgctcaatttctagtttgccccgctcaatttcatgtttgcctcgctcaattttatttttgccccgctcaattttcagtttgccctgctcaatttctaatttgccccactcaattttcagtttgcctcgctcaatttctagtttacggctcaatttcatgtttgccccgctcaatttcatgtttgtcccactcaatttcatgtttgccctactcaattttcagtttgccccgctcaatttcatgtttgccccgctcaattttcatgttcgccccgctcaaaggagatcaaagttacatgggccccacagttatgtatttattatatccacaacgttcatccatatttcgagatcatttgggagcattattttttttaaaaaaagaatcatatccaaagatcaaaccacaccacaaagagcaggaggaaaattgattttcactgttaaaaattttgtagagcccaccataacatatattttcatccaatctattcataaggtcacaaagacctggatgaagaggaaaaataaatttcataatgatccaaaacttatatgacccctaaaagggtttcaatagtagacattcaatcctccactgccttttacaatgtggtccacttgatagcaagcttctttttttttttttctttgtaattcctggttcatgattggttgaattccccAAGTAATGACTTTAAAATTTGATGTTTGGCTAGTTCAatcgcatttcaagttcattgaaattcatgttaggctagttcaattgcatttcaattatgtgttaggctagttcaattgtatttcaaattcattgaaattcatgttaccctcgctgaattttcagtttttttttaaaaaatatataaaaccgctgaatttcatgtttgccctgctaaatttccagtttgccccgcttaatttccagtttgcctcgctcaatttcatgcttgccccgctaaatttcatgtttgcactgctgaatttctagtttgccccgctcaatttccagttcgcctcgctgaatttcatgtttgccccgctcaatttccagtttgccccgctcaatttctagtttaccccgctgagtagcaagcgtaatcggattgtgtactgagttagtcagtacgctcccatcgtactgagtaaactcagttgggcccacattgaatgtatgtagtatatccacgtcgtccatccgtttttccatctaatttaaagggttgagactaaattgaagcatatcaaaagatcaagtgtatcataccacaagaaacagtgggtataatgatttccaccgttgaaaccatattaggctcaacagtgatgtttgtttattatcaaacatgttcataaaatgatTCAAGCGTTAAGTCCCTATTAAATTCAAGAGTAACTAATCAAATAATAAGCCTTTCTTGTTGCATGATAATATGGAGGAATgttactgaaaattcaaaatatcttGAAAGAGTTATGGTGTAATATGTATACTTTGGCATGTCACATCTCAACTTGATAggtatcatttttgcattgattagtggatattgttaatacttctcaacttgattcagaattttttaaaataattttgcaATGGAATTGGATGGAATGTGTTGTTTGGAATTGGATTGAGTCCACTATCTAAATTAGTCCTATATGCATGcgtaatttcattttgaaattacaTTGATTCACGAGGTGTAGTGGGTTTTTACTTTACATCGTATCCTACACTATTGCCACTGAAATGATGTCttgggtttgttgcaattttgaaaataaattgagggCTTTTTCTCTTTCATAGCAAGTGATAGGTCTTAGGTGGCCATGATTGTTGGCTATGAAAAAGATGGGCTTTTTCGGAATCTCAAGAATTGCATTGTGTGATCGCCATATACAATCAAAACCACATGCCTGTATCTGTATCTATATGTGCATATGCATGtctatatatttctataagtatgtatgtttgtatatgtgtatgaatttacaaatgcatcatcatcaccattattatcTTAGTCTTCTCCTAAGAATTTGGGTTGGCTTTTAGGAAGTATATGGCAGAGGTTTCTACATGGAGCACTCTTTATAACCAACTCCTACCATGTGAACTACCAAAGCAACCAGAGCAACATTTATCACATTAGGCATTTATTGAAGCCAGGCAGATGGAAGTTCAAAACTGAGCCAGACTTCAGATTACATgagttatattataaaatatattatattgtaattcAAATATTGGTCAGATTGCATTCTCATCACTGCACCATCCTACTCTGGAATAGGACAAGAATCCTGTTGATACTTCCTCCTTTCATAAGTTGAGCCTTCTCATGTTGTAGGAAGATGTTGCCCATGAAGCTCAGACGGGTAAAACATTGCCTTTTAAGATTACATTCTCTATGGTGTCCTAAtgctttgtttctctctctctctctctctctctctctctctctctctctctctctctctttgttttgttttgttttactttatttatttatttttacatcaggtgtgaagaagaaagttgataaagtaatagtacttttggggaaaagagaggagaaaatgaccgtgggcttatagctacggattataaccgtagcgatagatTGTTGATAATATCGACCatttttcgataatatcgaagatgaatgccaaattgtccagtaacaaaactcaaaaaatggatgaattttcgatattatcgacatataTTTGATAGTATCGAGCATAAGTCactgataatatcgagatattatcgatAACTAAAATTGAGTAATGACcgtagacctatagctacggattataaccgtagcaataggtacCGTAACCGTCTATAATGAACCGCAACAGGGAaatttttttatagatttttatGGTCACTGGgatcctatagctacggatttaaccgtagctataactgtagcttcgatatatcgaaagtctttcgatattattgaaaaagtccagaactgtccagcgagtttgcttGTAAAAACTTATAACTTTCGATACACTAtcactacggattataaccgtagctataaatGTAGCAGACTCCGCGGCCAACAATGCCGCAGTGGtctgtgtatttttttttttttttttgctgtgttgcttttgtgggtcccttaatgaggtctgtgttatatccaaaccgtccatctatttggtgagatcATATTATGTCTTTAgaggaaaaataagatagatctaactatcaactggaccacactgtaaaaggtagtggggaattgaacgtctaccattgaaacccttttaggggttacagaagttttggatcgttatgaaatttgttttccgtattcatctaggtctttgtgaccctatgaatgaacttagacaaggaggatttctcacaaacatcacactgAGCCCCCAaaaggaggatttctcacaaacatcatactGAGCCCCcgaaaggtttctaatggttgaagctcattcaaaactgtttcctgtaacgtggtacattgagattttgatataccccatttttcgtctcatatcaCAAAaggatgtggaaaaatatatgaccggcatggatgaaaagcatacatcacggagggcccacagaccaccgaccatccgacattggctggtggcaggggtacCCAATcggtttccgtgaaag
Coding sequences:
- the LOC131249484 gene encoding nucleosome assembly protein 1;2-like; the protein is MNGLEDISHEFQSRVFVLQAVYHLGFELEHQYSGSFLTDFLGDEGALKYLKDIKWFRINDPKGFKLEFFFDPNPYFKNTILTKTYHIIDDDEPILEKAIGTEIEWYPRKSLTQKVLKKKPKKGSKNAKPITKTEQCDSFFNFFNLPQVPNDDNDDIDEETVEQLQNQMEQDYDVGYMFFPLNYSYVSCLLHSLQKPLPF